A genomic stretch from Prionailurus bengalensis isolate Pbe53 chromosome E2, Fcat_Pben_1.1_paternal_pri, whole genome shotgun sequence includes:
- the GINS3 gene encoding DNA replication complex GINS protein PSF3, translated as MSEAYFRVESGALGPEENFLSLDDILMSHEKLPVRTETPMPRLGAFFLERSGGAETDHTIPQGSKLELPLWLAKGLFDHKRRILSVDLPKIYQQGWRTVFSADANVVDLHKLGPHFYGFGSQLLHFDSPENADISQSLLQTFIGRFRRIMDSSQNTYNEDTSALVARLDEMERGLFQTGQKGLNDFQCWEKGQASQITASNLVQNYKKRKFTDMED; from the exons ATGTCCGAGGCTTATTTCCGGGTGGAGTCGGGTGCACTCGGGCCTGAGGAGAACTTTCTGTCGCTGGACGACATCCTGATGTCCCACGAGAAGCTCCCGGTTCGCACAGAGACCCCCATGCCTCGCCTCGGGGCTTTCTTCCTGGAGCGGAGCGGAGGTGCCGAGACTGACCACACGATTCCTCAG ggctcaaagctCGAACTCCCCCTGTGGCTGGCAAAGGGACTTTTTGACCACAAGCGGCGGATCCTTTCTGTGGACCTTCCCAAGATCTACCAGCAAGGTTGGAGGACCGTGTTCAGCGCCGATGCCAACGTGGTGGACCTCCACAAACTGGGGCCGCATTTCTATGGGTTTGGCTCCCAACTCCTGCATTTTGACAGTCCAGAGAATGCAGACATCTCCCAGTCTCTCCTGCAG ACATTCATTGGACGTTTCCGCCGCATTATGGACTCCTCCCAGAACACTTACAATGAAGACACTTCGGCATTGGTAGCCAGGCTGGACGAGATGGAGAGGGGCTTATTTCAAACAGGGCAGAAAGGACTGAATGACTTTCAGTGTTGGGAGAAGGGGCAGGCTTCTCAGATCACAGCTTCCAACCTCGTTCAGAactataagaagagaaaattcacGGATATGGAAGACTGA